GGAAGAAGGCCGACAGCGTCCAGATGGCCAGCGGCAGCGTGAAGGTCATGTAGGGGATGACCAGGCCGGCCCACGTGTCGTAGAGGCCCAGGGACCGCCACATGTCGAACAGCGGGCCGATGATCGAGATGGGCGGGAACATGGCGATGGCCAGCGCCCCGGTGAGCACCGCCTTCTTGCCCGGGAAGCGCAGGCGGGCGATGGCGTAAGCCGCCAGGGTGGCCAGGGCCACGGCCAGCAGGGTGGCGATCAGCGCCACCCCGATGGAGTTGCGCAGGGGCCGGGTGAACTCGCCGGCTTGGAGGATCGACCGGTAGTTGTCGAAGGTGACCGACCGGGGGATGAACCGGCCGTCGGTCAGGGCGTCGCCCTTCTTGAGCGAGAGCGAGGCGATCCACGCCACCGGCGCCAGCGCGTAGGCGACGATGATCACGGTGCCGATCGTCCAGAAAGCCTTGTCCCGCTGCTCGCGCGTCACTTGTCCCCTCTCACCTGGCCGAGGTCGGCTCTGAACCCCTTGACGAACAGGAAGGCGATGGCGATCACCGCCAGGAACAGCAGCACCGACACCGCCGAACCCACGCCCAGGTTCACCCGGTTGATGAGCTGGTTGAAGCCGAGCATCGAGACGGTCTCGGTGTCGTTGGCCCCCCGGGTCTGGATGAACACGGTGTCGAAGATGCGGAAGGCGTCGAGCGTGCGGAACAGCAGGGCCACCAGCACGGCCCCCTTCATGGTCGGCAGCGTCACCTTGTAGAACCGCTGCCAGGCCGACGCCCCGTCCACCTTGGCCGCCTCCTGAAGCTCCTCGGGCACGATGGCCAGCCCGGCCAGCAGGAGAAGCGACATGAACGGGGTGGTCTTCCACACCTCGGTCAGGGTGATGACGAGGAACGACGTCCCCCGCTCGGTCAGCCACGCCCGGTCGGTGTTCAGCCAGGTGTTGACGAACCCGAGGTCGGGGGTGAAGGCGTACTGCCAGGCGAAGGCGGCGACCACGGTGATGATCCCGTAGGGGATGAGGATCGAGGTGCGTACCGTCCGGCGCCCGAAGATGGCCCGGTGCATGAACAGGGCCAGTCCCATGCCCACCACCAGCTCGAGGCTGACGGTGACGACCGTGATGATCACCGTGGTCAGCAGGTCCTGCCACCACAGCTCCGAGCTGAGGACGGTGACGTAGTTGCGTAGCCCCACGAACCCCCGGGCGTCGGGCACCCGCAGGTCGTAGCGCTGCATCGACAGCCACACCGAGTAGGCCAGCGGGTAGGCCGTGACGGCCAGCATCACCGCCACCGCCGGAGCGCACAGCATCCACCCCAGCTTGCGTTCCTCGCGGGCCCGCTCGGTGACGACCACGGGCGCGGTCACGCCCCTCCACCCCCCGACCGGTGTGCCGAGCGCTCCAGACCCGGCGCGTTCGGCACACCGGTTCGTCGGCGGGCAGGCCGGCCCGTCACAGGAGGGCCTCGCCCTTGACGGCCCGGTCGACCAGGTCTCGCAGGGCGCGGGCGGTGCGTTCGGGGTCGACGCTGCGAGGCGGGTGGAGCGTGCGCTGGACGGCCAGGGACACGTCGTTGTAGGCAGCGGCCACGGGCCGGGGGGCGGCGTCACGCAGCGACTCGCGGATCATGTCGCCGAACGGGTAGGCCTCACGCATCTCGGGCCGGTCGTAGGCGGCGTCGAGGGTGGGGGGCAGCCCGCCCTTGACCGCCGCGTTCACCTGGTGTTGCTCGCTGATCAGGCACTCCACGGCGTCGAAGGCCAGGTCGGACTTGCGGGAGAACGCCCCCACCCCCAGGTTGATGCCCCCCAGCGGGGGCCGGCTGGGCTGGCCGGCCACCACCGCCGGGTAACGGGCCCAGCCCATGTTGGCGAACACCTCGGGGGCGTCGCGCTGGGCGCTGGGGTAGACGAACGGGTAGTTCACCATGAACGTGGCCCGCCCCGCCTGGAACGCCAGCCGGGTGGTGTCCTCGGTGCTGGTCGACAACGACGGGTCGGCAGCCGGGGACCGGGCCAGCTTGGAGATCACACCCAGGGCCGTCGAGGTGGGGCCCTGTTCGAGCGAGACAGGCGGCACGGGGCCCGTGCCCTCACCCAGCACTGTGCCACCGGCCGATTCCAGCAAGGCGTTGAACCACACGGTGTAGCCCTCGTAGCGGTTGCCCTGGACGGCGACGTAGTTGGGCTCCCCCGTCTGGCGGCCCAGGGACACGGCCGTGTCGATCATCTCGTCCCACGTCCGGGGGGGCGTGCTCACCCGGTCGGTGCGGTACCAGAGCAGTTGGGTGTTGCTGGTCGAAGGGGCGGCGTAGAGACGGCCCTTGTAGGTCCCCGTCTGCAGCGGGCCGGCCAGCACGCCCCGGGAGATCTCCGCCGCCCGGTCGGCGGGGAAAGGCTGGATCCACCCCGCCTCCGCGAACTCGCCGGTCCAGATCACGTCCATGCCCACGATGTCGACCGAACGGTCCTTGGCCGCCAGCCGCCGCACCAGTTGCTCGCGCTGGGTGTCGGCGCTGGTGGGCAGGGCCTGGATGCGGATCTCGTAGCGGCCGCCCGACCGCCGTGAGCAGTCGGCCGCGGCCTCGTCGTAGGCCCCGCTGGGCTCCTTGAACACGTACCAGTTGACGACGTTGGCCCCCCCGCCCTCGCCCCGCCCGCACGCGGCCAAGGTGGCGGCCAGTACCAGGGCAGCTCCGAGGACACGGCCTCTCTTGGCGGCGTGGCCCCACCTGGGGCGGCGCGTAGCCCTCGTCCGCCCCCTCCGACACCACTGCGCGATCGCTATGCCCGTGGCGCACTCCTTCCGACCAGGACTGCTACCCGCCAGAACGCTACCTCTACACCCCTTGAAAAGCACGGGCCATCCGGACGCGGCCGGAGGCCGGGCACCCGACCGGGGCCCGGCCTCCGTAACACCCGCCTCGGAGAGCGCGTTGGCGCCCTACTTGCGCACAGCCGCGGCCGACGGGGCCCGGCGGGACTGGCGCACGAAGGCGATGAAGCCGGCCGCGAACAGGCCGAGGCCGAGGACGCCCAGGCCCACCGTCAGGGCGATGATGCCGGCCGAACTGCCTTCACTGCCCACCGTGGCCACCGGCGCGGAGGCCGGGGTCACCACCGACTGGCCGTTGGGCCCGAGGATCTGGTAGCTGGCCCGGGCCGGGGTGCCGTAGGTGTCGACCCCCTGGGCGTCGCGCTGGGTGGCTACCAGCACGTAGTAGCCGGGCTGGCCGTCGGGCACGGTGAACGTGGCCGAGATGTTGCCCACCCGGTCGGGCTGGACCTCGGCCAGCATGGCCCCGTCGACCCCGTTCCACCGCAGTTGCACGGGGAAGGACGAGGCCACGTCCTGGGCGTTGACCCGGAACGACGAGCCCGTGACGGTCACCGTGTCACCCGGCTTGCCGGCCGCGCTCGACAGGTTGAGGGTCGCCAGGTTGGTGCACGCGAACACGGCCGCTCCCGTCAGGACGGTCGCGGTGGCAGCGGCGCCGAAGGCGACGGCTACTTTCTTCCTAAGGTTCACTACTACCACCTCTCTTTCGTACGCACAGCTCTAATGACGCGCCGACCACCAGTCGGGTACGAACGAGGCCCAGGGAGGCCCCAGCCCGACGGCGTCCCGGCACCCTCCAGTATGCCAATACGGCGCTCGGTGCACAATACTGGCAGTCGGCATATACTGCCGGTGCCAGTATCGGATGGCGTCCTATATCTCCCCGGCTGCCAGTTGGGCGAGGTAGGCCCGGACTTCGGCGCCGTCGATCGAGCGACGCATGGGGGGCAGTGACCGGAGCAGGGCCGCCTTGTAGCGCGCCTTGGCCAACCGGCGGTCGAGCACCGCCACGACACCTCGGTCGGTGGCCGTGCGCACCAGCCTTCCGGCTCCTTGGGCCAACAAGGTGGCGGCTAGAGGGAGGTCGACGGCCTCGAACGGCACCCGTTGCTCGTTCTGGGCGGCTTGGCGGCGGGCCTCGAGAAGGGGGTCCCGGGGGGATGGGAACGGGAGGCGGTCGATGACCACCAGGGTCAGCGACCGGCCGGGTACGTCCATGCCCTGCCAGTAGCCCATCGTGGCCAGCAGGCAGGATGTCTCGTCGTCTCGGAACCGTTCAATCAGCCCCGGGCTGGGTGGCCCGTCCTGCACATGCACAGCCCACGGGAACCTGTCCTTGAAGCTCTCGCTGGCCAGGCGCAGCATGCGGTGGCTGGTGAACAGACCGAGCGTCCGCCCGCCGGCCGCCTCCATCAATGAGGCCAGCTCGTCGAGGGCGGCGGCGTCGAAAGACCTGGGCATCTGGCGGGGATCGGGCAGGTGCACGGGGCAGTAGAGCAAGGCGTTGGCCCGGTAGTCGAACGGGCTCCCCAACCGCAGCCCCACCACCGCCCGGCCCCCCTCCCCCGGCCCGCCGCCACCGCCGTCGAGCTCGCCGTCGGGGTCGTCGGCCCCACGGTCGCCGGGGCCGTCAGGGTCATCGGGGCCCTCGCCGCTCTCGTCCCCGCCTACGCGTTCGCCGGCCAGGAGGGCGGGGCGTAGGCCGAGGCGATGGGCGACGGGGTCGACATCGCCCCCGACGCTCAGGGTGGCACTGGTGAGGATGGCGGTCCGGCGCCGGTACACGCGCTGGGCCAGCACCGGGCCGACGTCGACGGGGGCCACGGTAAGGACGGGTTCGGGCCCCTCGGGGACGTAGACGACGTCACCGGCTTGGGGGGCACGAGCCCGGCGTAGGTCCTCCAGCAGGCTGGAGGCCGCCTGCAGGCACCGGTCCCTCCGCCCGTCCCGCCGCCCCCCGGCGCCCGGCTCCCCGCCCCCGCCCGACGGGCCGCCCCCGCCCGAGCCCGAGCCCGCGCCCGACGGTAGCTTGCGCAGGAGCGAGGTCACCGCCGAGAGCACCTCGTCGGCCGCGGCCAGGGCCCCGGCGACCGACGGCTCAGTCACGTCGAGGCGCTGGCCGGTCGCGGGAGCCAGCGCCGCAGCCACGCTGTCGCCCACCCGTTCGAGGCGGGCCGGTTCCTCCGAACCCGCCACCATCAGGCCCCGGAGCTGGCCGGCCAGCCAGGCGAAGCGGCGGCGTCCGAGTTCGAGGCCGAACGTCCGGCTGGCCACGTTCTCCAGTTCGTGGGCCTCGTCGAACACGACGGCGTCGTGATCACCGAGAAGAGCCCCGCCGATGGCCGTGTCCAGGCAGTAGAGGTCGATGTTGGTGACGACGAGCTGGGCCTCACGCGCCCGGGCCAGGGCCTTCTCGGCCAGGCACTCCTCCCCGCGGTCGCAGGACGCCGCCCCCGGGCACTCGCGGGGGCCCACCGTCACGAGGCCCATGAGGCCGGGGCCCACCTCGACGGGCGCGGCCCCCATGTCGCCCGCCCCCGGGGTGAGGGCCCAGTCGGCCAGTTGGTCGAGGACGGGCCGGCGGCGGTCGGCGATGAGCTGGCCCTGGTCGCCACCGGTGGCCTCGGCCAGCTTGGCCAGGCACAGGTAGTTCGACCGTCCCTTGAGCACGGCCGCGTCCACCCCGCCCAGGGCGGCGGCCACCACCGGGATGTCCTTGTTGATGAGCTGGTCCTGCAGGGGCTTGCGGGCGGTGGCGACCACCACCCGCCGGCCCGACAGGACGGCCGCCACCAGGTAGGCCAGCGACTTGCCCACACCGGTGCCCGCCTCCACGGCCAGGTGGTGGCCGGCGGCCAGGGCCTCGGCCACGGCCCGGCACATCTCGGCCTGCTCGGGCCGTTCCTCGCCGCCGGGCAGGCCGGCCACGAGGGCAGCCAGTGCCGCCACCGCCTCGCCACCTGGGCCCTTGTTCACCCACCCAGCATCGCCCACGGCCGCCGCCGGGACCGGTACCCGACCCACGAGCGGCCCACCTGGCACGATCTGTGGGTGCCGGCCGTGGACAACCGCCTGTGAACCTGCCGTCGGGAAGGAGCGCCGAGGTGGCCCGGGCTCTCGGCGTGGTGCTGCTCGTCCCCGTCTCGCTGTTCTACCTGGCCAGTGGGCTCGTCGTGCCGATGCCGTGGCTGGTCGCCGTATGGGCCTTGGGAGTGGCGGCCGTGGCCTACGCCATTGTCAACCGCCGCCACCGGTGGCGGGTGGCGGCCACCCCCGTGGTCTCCTTCGCCCTGTGGGTGGTCGTGCTCTCCCTGGGCGACGCCCTCCTGGGGTGGACGGCCTGACCCGCGGGCCCAGCCCGGAGTCAGCCGTCGCCGCCCTCGCCGCCCCCTCCGCCCGATCCCCCGCCCGAGCCGGCCTGGGTCAGCAGGGCGAACAGGCCCCCCGCCAGGGTGGCCAGCAGCGTGGTGAACGACTCGGGCGCGTCACGGCCCTCATAGGCCATGATGGCCCACGTGATCCCGCCCACGACGAAGTAGATCGCCAGCGCGGAGACGATCACCAGGTAGAGCCACGGGGGTAGACGGGGGTTCTGTCCTCCGGCCAAGGTCCCGCCTCAACCGATCGCCGGGACGGAGCCGCTCTCGGGACCGTCGGACAACGGCGGGGCGGGCCGCACCTCCTCGACGAGCTTTTCCTTGTCGACCTCGCCCTCGATGTTCAGCTCGGCGATGACACCGTCCTCACCGAGGCTCACCGTGACCCGCGTCCCCTTGTCCACGTCGAACGGTCTACGCCGTGGCGGCCCGCCTGTCGAGCGCGGCGCCGGACGCCCGCCCGGGCCGGTCGCGCCGGGTGCCATGCTGGCGGGGTGGACGACGGGGTGCTCGACGAGCAGCAAGCGTTCTACCGGGCCAGGGCACCGCACTACGACGACTGGTGGCTGGGCCGGGGCAACTACCAGCGCGGCGAAGACCGGGCCCGGCGGTGGCACGAGCAGGTCGTGACCATAGAGCGGGCGCTGGCCGAGTTCGGGCCCCGGGGCGACGTGCTCGAGCTGGCGGGCGGCACGGGCTGGTGGACACTCCAACTGGCCCGCACCGCCGGCACGCTGACCGTCGTCGATTCGTCCCCCGAGGCCCTCGAGCTCAACCGCCGGCGCGTCTCCGCGGCCGAGGGGGCGACGACCACCACCGAGGTCGACTACGTGGTGGCCGACTTGTTCTCCTGGGAACCGGCCCGGCAGTTCGACGTCGTCTTCTTCTCGTTCTGGCTGTCCCACGTTCCCCGCGCCCGGTTCGCCGACTTCTGGGCCCTCGTGCGGCGCAG
The Actinomycetota bacterium genome window above contains:
- a CDS encoding carbohydrate ABC transporter permease produces the protein MTREQRDKAFWTIGTVIIVAYALAPVAWIASLSLKKGDALTDGRFIPRSVTFDNYRSILQAGEFTRPLRNSIGVALIATLLAVALATLAAYAIARLRFPGKKAVLTGALAIAMFPPISIIGPLFDMWRSLGLYDTWAGLVIPYMTFTLPLAIWTLSAFFREIPWELEQAAQVDGATPFEAFRKVIVPLAAPGVFTAAILVFFFAWNDFLFAISLTSTDTSRTVPAALAFFTGDSQFEQPTGSIAAAAVVVTIPIVVMVLVFQRRIVAGLTAGAVKG
- a CDS encoding sugar ABC transporter permease, whose protein sequence is MLCAPAVAVMLAVTAYPLAYSVWLSMQRYDLRVPDARGFVGLRNYVTVLSSELWWQDLLTTVIITVVTVSLELVVGMGLALFMHRAIFGRRTVRTSILIPYGIITVVAAFAWQYAFTPDLGFVNTWLNTDRAWLTERGTSFLVITLTEVWKTTPFMSLLLLAGLAIVPEELQEAAKVDGASAWQRFYKVTLPTMKGAVLVALLFRTLDAFRIFDTVFIQTRGANDTETVSMLGFNQLINRVNLGVGSAVSVLLFLAVIAIAFLFVKGFRADLGQVRGDK
- a CDS encoding ABC transporter substrate-binding protein, which translates into the protein MAACGRGEGGGANVVNWYVFKEPSGAYDEAAADCSRRSGGRYEIRIQALPTSADTQREQLVRRLAAKDRSVDIVGMDVIWTGEFAEAGWIQPFPADRAAEISRGVLAGPLQTGTYKGRLYAAPSTSNTQLLWYRTDRVSTPPRTWDEMIDTAVSLGRQTGEPNYVAVQGNRYEGYTVWFNALLESAGGTVLGEGTGPVPPVSLEQGPTSTALGVISKLARSPAADPSLSTSTEDTTRLAFQAGRATFMVNYPFVYPSAQRDAPEVFANMGWARYPAVVAGQPSRPPLGGINLGVGAFSRKSDLAFDAVECLISEQHQVNAAVKGGLPPTLDAAYDRPEMREAYPFGDMIRESLRDAAPRPVAAAYNDVSLAVQRTLHPPRSVDPERTARALRDLVDRAVKGEALL
- a CDS encoding ATP-dependent DNA helicase — its product is MNKGPGGEAVAALAALVAGLPGGEERPEQAEMCRAVAEALAAGHHLAVEAGTGVGKSLAYLVAAVLSGRRVVVATARKPLQDQLINKDIPVVAAALGGVDAAVLKGRSNYLCLAKLAEATGGDQGQLIADRRRPVLDQLADWALTPGAGDMGAAPVEVGPGLMGLVTVGPRECPGAASCDRGEECLAEKALARAREAQLVVTNIDLYCLDTAIGGALLGDHDAVVFDEAHELENVASRTFGLELGRRRFAWLAGQLRGLMVAGSEEPARLERVGDSVAAALAPATGQRLDVTEPSVAGALAAADEVLSAVTSLLRKLPSGAGSGSGGGGPSGGGGEPGAGGRRDGRRDRCLQAASSLLEDLRRARAPQAGDVVYVPEGPEPVLTVAPVDVGPVLAQRVYRRRTAILTSATLSVGGDVDPVAHRLGLRPALLAGERVGGDESGEGPDDPDGPGDRGADDPDGELDGGGGGPGEGGRAVVGLRLGSPFDYRANALLYCPVHLPDPRQMPRSFDAAALDELASLMEAAGGRTLGLFTSHRMLRLASESFKDRFPWAVHVQDGPPSPGLIERFRDDETSCLLATMGYWQGMDVPGRSLTLVVIDRLPFPSPRDPLLEARRQAAQNEQRVPFEAVDLPLAATLLAQGAGRLVRTATDRGVVAVLDRRLAKARYKAALLRSLPPMRRSIDGAEVRAYLAQLAAGEI
- a CDS encoding class I SAM-dependent methyltransferase; its protein translation is MDDGVLDEQQAFYRARAPHYDDWWLGRGNYQRGEDRARRWHEQVVTIERALAEFGPRGDVLELAGGTGWWTLQLARTAGTLTVVDSSPEALELNRRRVSAAEGATTTTEVDYVVADLFSWEPARQFDVVFFSFWLSHVPRARFADFWALVRRSLRPGGRAFLVDNRHQPTPGVSGGDPYVVEYLPDLHRRRLEDGREFHVVKVTYGPDELAALLQADGWQPSIDATEWFLYGWAQPADPGVQ